From the genome of Dehalococcoidia bacterium, one region includes:
- a CDS encoding citrate (Si)-synthase — MVHQDVELKRGLRDVYFESTESSFVIGDVGRLIYRGYDIHDLAENASFEEVVYLMMIGHLPNRSELQEFDNTLRASRSIPDEVIQVIDKIKDGHPMDVLRTIVSSLAAFESNVDDTSHDSTLRKGMKITAQVPTIVAAHHRLRSGLSPIEPDNNLSHAANFLYMLLGNYPDEDTARLMDKDLIVHLDHGSNASSFAARVTASTLADVHGAIVTGISTLKGPLHGGAAEGVMKMALDIGEVDNVQSYLEGKRERKERIMGFGHAVYRAEDPRARHLREGSRLLAEKKGDPKWFQILSKVEEHMRPYAERGICVNVDFWAGSVYYLLGIPEDLFISIFAVARVPGYVVQILEQQDKNMLIRPQIRYDGPLDLEFVPIDQRS, encoded by the coding sequence ATGGTTCACCAAGACGTTGAGTTGAAGCGAGGACTTCGAGACGTCTACTTTGAGTCGACTGAATCAAGCTTTGTAATTGGTGACGTGGGTAGACTAATTTACCGGGGCTATGACATCCATGATCTCGCGGAGAATGCGAGCTTTGAGGAAGTTGTATACCTCATGATGATTGGCCATTTACCGAATCGTTCTGAGTTGCAGGAATTTGATAATACTCTTCGTGCCTCTCGGTCAATACCTGATGAAGTAATTCAAGTAATTGATAAAATTAAAGATGGACACCCGATGGATGTCTTAAGAACGATTGTTTCGTCATTAGCGGCTTTTGAATCGAACGTAGACGATACTTCGCATGATTCTACTTTGCGAAAGGGGATGAAGATCACTGCGCAAGTTCCTACTATTGTTGCTGCTCACCACAGGCTCAGAAGCGGGTTGTCTCCTATAGAACCTGATAACAATTTATCGCATGCAGCTAATTTTCTATACATGCTACTTGGTAATTATCCTGATGAAGATACAGCCCGGTTGATGGACAAGGACTTGATTGTTCATTTAGATCATGGATCAAATGCTTCGTCCTTTGCAGCACGTGTTACAGCCAGCACGCTGGCTGATGTTCATGGTGCCATCGTTACAGGAATATCTACACTTAAGGGCCCTCTGCACGGTGGTGCGGCTGAGGGCGTCATGAAAATGGCATTGGATATTGGAGAAGTTGATAATGTTCAAAGCTATTTAGAAGGTAAGCGTGAACGTAAAGAACGAATTATGGGCTTTGGGCATGCTGTTTACCGAGCTGAAGATCCTCGGGCGCGCCATTTGCGCGAGGGCTCCCGTTTATTAGCTGAAAAGAAGGGTGACCCAAAATGGTTTCAAATTTTAAGCAAAGTTGAAGAGCATATGCGACCATATGCAGAGCGTGGTATTTGCGTGAATGTTGATTTTTGGGCAGGATCAGTGTACTACCTGCTAGGCATACCAGAAGACTTGTTTATTTCAATTTTTGCCGTTGCTCGGGTTCCAGGTTATGTTGTTCAAATACTTGAACAACAGGATAAAAATATGTTGATAAGGCCTCAGATTCGATACGATGGTCCTCTGGACTTGGAATTTGTACCTATAGACCAACG
- a CDS encoding 2-oxoacid:acceptor oxidoreductase subunit alpha: MAGQNEIVVRFAGEGGQGVVTAAEMLARAATGVGYHALTFATFPSQILGGPTWTQARVAKEPVLSPGDSVDILVAFNDEAYQEHKSDVREGGVILVDPSVTPSDDDSNHRCIQVPFDDLAKETGESRAANMVVMGGLSKLINMPLEYFKDFVSERFAGRDSIIQANHKALDLGLHQLENEQAISDLGAPTPPDYDQIFIKGNEALSIGAIHAGIEFYFGYPISPATPILIFMERNLLGEGKFAYQASSEIEAITGIVGAGFSGKKSMTATSGPGFTLMGEGIGLAWMAEIPCVVVDVQRGGPATGLPTKTEQSDLLTAISPAHGDAKIPVIAAGTVEECFYAAVHAFNWAETYQGPVIILSEHSLAERAQNIRIPNLSETPVENRITYQGNNGYLRYESKEISPFPVPGNPGSYVANGSEHDIYGDTTHLAKYHIHMTERRFSKLELLENAPFESTNTNAKVAIMPWGGSKGSAQEAYNLLREQGVELSWYYTMFLNPLSPDLIKELKGKDLVIVPELNYQGQFASLLRSQGIKAEAITQYTGLPFQSSLLVERINERLVQFKNDAMVG; this comes from the coding sequence ATGGCCGGCCAAAATGAGATAGTTGTCCGTTTCGCAGGTGAGGGAGGCCAAGGTGTCGTAACCGCTGCGGAGATGTTGGCACGTGCAGCCACTGGTGTTGGCTATCATGCACTCACATTTGCTACTTTCCCCTCTCAAATATTAGGCGGACCTACTTGGACCCAAGCCCGTGTTGCGAAAGAACCAGTACTAAGCCCTGGTGACTCTGTTGATATACTTGTAGCCTTCAATGATGAGGCCTACCAAGAGCACAAATCTGATGTTCGCGAAGGAGGGGTGATACTTGTAGATCCCTCTGTAACGCCCAGTGATGATGATTCAAATCACCGTTGCATTCAAGTGCCTTTCGACGATCTAGCCAAAGAAACCGGCGAATCTAGAGCGGCAAATATGGTCGTAATGGGAGGACTCTCTAAGCTTATAAATATGCCCTTAGAATACTTTAAGGACTTCGTGAGCGAACGATTTGCCGGACGTGATTCGATTATCCAAGCAAATCACAAGGCCTTGGATCTTGGGCTACATCAACTAGAGAATGAGCAAGCGATCAGCGATTTAGGGGCTCCCACTCCACCCGATTACGATCAAATCTTTATAAAAGGAAATGAAGCTTTGTCTATTGGAGCAATCCATGCAGGCATTGAATTTTACTTCGGTTACCCTATTTCTCCTGCCACCCCAATATTAATTTTCATGGAACGGAATTTATTAGGTGAAGGAAAATTTGCTTACCAAGCCAGTTCCGAAATTGAAGCCATAACAGGAATCGTTGGTGCAGGTTTTTCTGGGAAAAAATCTATGACCGCTACTTCTGGACCTGGATTTACATTGATGGGAGAAGGTATTGGCCTAGCGTGGATGGCTGAAATACCTTGCGTTGTCGTAGACGTACAAAGAGGCGGTCCAGCTACTGGACTTCCAACTAAGACTGAACAATCTGACCTCCTGACTGCAATCAGTCCCGCACACGGAGATGCAAAGATTCCTGTAATTGCGGCTGGTACAGTCGAGGAATGTTTTTATGCAGCGGTGCATGCTTTTAATTGGGCAGAAACATACCAAGGCCCAGTCATAATACTGAGTGAACACTCATTAGCAGAGCGTGCTCAAAATATTAGAATCCCTAATCTCAGTGAAACTCCTGTGGAAAACAGAATTACATACCAAGGTAACAATGGTTACCTTCGATATGAGTCCAAGGAAATTTCTCCATTCCCTGTCCCTGGAAACCCTGGCTCTTATGTAGCTAACGGGTCTGAACATGACATCTATGGTGACACAACACACCTTGCTAAGTACCACATTCACATGACCGAGCGTCGATTTAGCAAGCTGGAATTACTGGAAAACGCTCCATTTGAAAGTACAAATACCAATGCAAAAGTGGCTATCATGCCATGGGGTGGTTCAAAAGGCTCTGCGCAAGAAGCCTACAATCTTCTTCGTGAGCAAGGAGTTGAACTATCTTGGTATTACACAATGTTCTTAAACCCTCTTTCTCCAGATTTAATAAAAGAACTCAAGGGAAAAGACCTTGTAATAGTCCCTGAATTAAAT